Proteins co-encoded in one Gracilimonas sp. genomic window:
- a CDS encoding sodium-dependent transporter → MAGTTTTDRGSWNSKLGFVLAAAGSAVGLGNIWAFPTKVATEGGAAYLLIYLLCTFAIGFPVMVAEITIGRKSGKNPVGAFKAISSSKFFPLVGLWGVICGVMILSFYTVVAGWAFGFAFEEIFYFFGWSGAADWLTDTNNGFKNAIIATVFMLGTIKIITAGVSDGIERATKAMMPLLIGIIVVMIIYVLLQPGSAEGVSIYLLPDFSKINAGLIFSAMGQAFFSLSLGMGALITYGSYLNKKENIPQAAAFVTLADVGIAFLAGLLIVPAMYLAQSQGININAGGSLASSTDLVFQILPALFHTIGGSVGMLLGVTFFLLLSIAALTSTISLLEVPVSYVIDEFEVQRKKAAWMVGLGILVVSITVAFFPALIGWFDYLFSTIGLPLGGFLICLFVGYVWKTDQALNEMEYGFAGIKQTLFSKVWPVFIKYICPAAILYNLISNFI, encoded by the coding sequence TTGGCTGGAACAACCACAACCGACCGCGGTTCATGGAATTCAAAACTTGGCTTTGTACTCGCAGCTGCCGGCTCAGCGGTAGGACTTGGTAACATTTGGGCTTTCCCTACTAAAGTTGCCACTGAAGGCGGTGCCGCCTATCTGTTAATTTATCTGTTATGTACCTTTGCGATCGGTTTTCCGGTGATGGTAGCCGAGATTACGATTGGTAGAAAATCAGGCAAAAACCCTGTTGGTGCATTTAAAGCTATCAGTTCCAGTAAATTTTTCCCTTTGGTGGGATTATGGGGTGTTATTTGTGGAGTGATGATCCTCTCTTTCTACACGGTAGTAGCCGGTTGGGCTTTTGGTTTCGCCTTTGAGGAAATCTTCTACTTCTTTGGCTGGTCGGGAGCAGCAGATTGGCTCACCGATACTAATAATGGATTTAAGAACGCGATTATTGCTACTGTCTTCATGCTGGGGACTATTAAGATAATTACCGCTGGTGTAAGCGATGGTATTGAACGAGCTACCAAAGCGATGATGCCCTTACTTATCGGGATTATTGTGGTGATGATTATTTATGTGCTGCTACAACCCGGAAGTGCTGAAGGTGTGAGTATTTACTTATTACCGGATTTCAGTAAAATTAATGCAGGGCTTATTTTCTCTGCCATGGGGCAGGCTTTCTTCTCACTTTCTTTAGGGATGGGGGCTCTTATCACCTACGGTTCTTATCTGAATAAGAAAGAGAATATTCCTCAGGCAGCTGCTTTTGTAACCTTAGCTGATGTTGGAATCGCCTTTTTAGCCGGTTTACTTATTGTGCCGGCGATGTACCTTGCTCAAAGTCAGGGTATTAACATTAATGCTGGTGGTTCATTGGCCTCCAGTACCGATCTTGTTTTCCAAATACTTCCTGCCCTCTTCCATACCATTGGCGGTTCCGTAGGTATGTTATTAGGAGTGACGTTCTTCCTGCTGCTTAGTATTGCAGCACTCACATCAACCATTTCGCTGTTGGAAGTTCCGGTTTCTTACGTGATCGATGAATTTGAAGTACAACGAAAGAAAGCAGCCTGGATGGTAGGTTTAGGTATTTTGGTTGTTTCCATTACGGTTGCCTTCTTCCCCGCCTTAATCGGTTGGTTCGACTACCTGTTCAGCACTATCGGTTTACCTCTTGGTGGATTTTTAATCTGCTTGTTTGTGGGTTATGTATGGAAAACCGATCAGGCTTTGAACGAAATGGAATATGGGTTTGCCGGTATCAAACAAACCCTGTTTTCTAAAGTTTGGCCTGTTTTCATCAAATATATTTGTCCTGCAGCCATTCTCTATAATTTGATCTCGAATTTCATCTAA
- the efp gene encoding elongation factor P, which yields MSKVSTSDFRNGLVLDLDGELYSITEFQHVKPGKGPAFVRTKLKGIVNDKNIDKTWRSGENAEAVRVETREYQYLYNDGELFYLMHTDTYEQIPVNASQVERKGFLIDGHNCVVVVNADEESVLYVEPKDHIEATVEQTDPGVRGDTAQGGSKPATLESGATVQVPLFINEGEKIRVDTRTGEYIERAK from the coding sequence ATGTCTAAAGTATCAACATCAGATTTCAGAAACGGTTTGGTTCTGGATCTGGACGGAGAACTCTACTCCATAACTGAGTTTCAGCACGTAAAGCCGGGTAAAGGCCCTGCTTTCGTCCGTACGAAGCTTAAAGGAATTGTAAACGATAAGAATATTGACAAAACCTGGCGTTCAGGTGAAAATGCAGAAGCTGTCCGGGTTGAAACCCGTGAGTATCAGTACCTCTATAACGATGGAGAACTTTTTTACCTGATGCACACCGACACCTACGAGCAAATTCCCGTGAATGCATCCCAGGTAGAACGAAAAGGGTTCCTGATAGATGGCCACAATTGTGTTGTGGTCGTAAACGCTGACGAAGAGTCGGTGTTATATGTAGAACCTAAAGATCATATTGAAGCCACGGTAGAACAAACAGATCCCGGTGTTCGTGGCGACACCGCACAAGGCGGAAGTAAACCCGCTACATTGGAATCTGGAGCTACGGTTCAAGTTCCACTTTTCATCAACGAAGGCGAGAAAATTCGCGTTGATACCCGAACCGGAGAATATATAGAACGAGCTAAATAA